The Miscanthus floridulus cultivar M001 chromosome 17, ASM1932011v1, whole genome shotgun sequence genome has a window encoding:
- the LOC136515649 gene encoding secreted RxLR effector protein 161-like, whose protein sequence is MENPTTEHLAAMKRVLRYVAGTLHYGCHYKMKEAQLTGYSDSDLASDVDTRKSTTGLLFFLGSNVITWQSQKQRVVALSSCEAEYIAAAIAAYQGVWLAHLLAELKGEKTSAISLKIDNESAIALSRNSIFHDRSKHIDVRFHYIRECVEVNRVQLQSIATMEQLEHILTKALGREQFCNLRSRIGVVDVQGIHKN, encoded by the coding sequence ATGGAGAACCCCACCACCGAGCACTTGGCAGCTATGAAGAGGGTGTTGCGGTATGTTGCTGGTACACTGCACTATGGCTGCCACTACAAAATGAAGGAGGCTCAACTCACAGGCTACAGCGACAGTGATCTAGCTAGCGACGTCGACACACGCAAGAGCACCACCggcctcctcttcttccttggcAGTAACGTCATCACCTGGCAATCCCAAAAGCAGAGGGTTGTAGCATTGTCCTCCTGTGAAGCGGAGTACATTGCCGCAGCTATAGCAGCCTACCAAGGTGTATGGTTGGCGCATCTTCTTGCTGAGCTCAAAGGAGAGAAGACCAGCGCCATCTCACTGAAGATCGACAATGAGTCCGCCATCGCGCTCAGCAGGAATTCTATCTTCCACGACCGCAGTAAGCATATTGATGTCAGATTCCATTACATACGTGAGTGTGTTGAGGTGAACAGGGTTCAACTTCAGTCCATTGCGACCATGGAGCAGCTGGAGCACATACTGACCAAAGCCCTGGGACGTGAGCAATTCTGCAACTTGCGCTCTAGGATCGGAGTAGTTGATGTACAGGGCATACACAAGAATTAG
- the LOC136515651 gene encoding uncharacterized protein — MDTGRTESPPPVSAKTQGKRPVADEPAQKKRKTAATAPRKPGDISLNDDQTNRARRTAVFDSSDDDEILMNPPPSTKGPPRNPRVEEQTRVGKEVHEALTRRVPEQRAEGIAAQQTSEIPTGQAMEVPEQQTEADPERQAKPRLTEEEPRIPPPSTGVDPVATPGGLGRHRWFKKLNHQTKPAKPTTDPAPPAQIEQQPETGPRAVEMPVGHILESPSVREHVGEPIATPSGLDSHERLPTMVNELATAPPAMMELGAEKLSAPKEQPTVPDASEGMEISRVAEQRRQLIK, encoded by the exons ATGGATACTGGTCGGACAGAGAGTCCTCCCCCGGTGTCGGCGAAAACCCAGGGGAAGAGGCCGGTGGCAGATGAGCCAGCccaaaagaagaggaaaacagcagCTACTGCTCCCCGCAAACCAGGCGACATCTCTCTTAATGATGACCAGACCAATCGAGCACGAAGAACCGCGGTGTTCGATTCATCTGACGACGACGAGATTCTCATGAACCCTCCCCCGAGCACGAAAGGGCCTCCACGCAACCCACGCGTGGAGGAACAAACCAGGGTAGGCAAAGAAGTCCATGAAGCTCTGacaaggagagtccccgagcaacgaGCGGAGGGAATTGCTGCGCAGCAGACGTCGGAAATCCCCACGGGGCAGGCAATGGAGGTCCCCGAGCAACAAACGGAAGCAGACCCAGAGCGGCAGGCGAAACCAAGGCTGACCGAGGAAGAGCCGAGAATTCCCCCACCGAGCACAGGAGTCGACCCCGTGGCTACGCCCGGAGGCTTAGGCCGGCACcgctggttcaagaaattgaaccatcagaccaaacc TGCAAAGCCAACAACTGATCCAGCCCCGCCCGCTCAGATTGAGCAGCAACCAGAAACTGGCCCTAGAGCGGTGGAGATGCCAGTAGGCCACATCCTGGAGTCCCCAAGTGTTCGAGAGCACGTGGGGGAGCCAATTGCTACCCCTAGTGGGCTTGATAGCCATGAGCGACTACCTACAATGGTGAACGAGTTGGCAACAGCACCTCCGGCAATGATGGAATTAGGAGCGGAAAAGCTTTCGGCACCGAAGGAGCAGCCGACAGTCCCTGATGCTtcagagggcatg GAAATATctcgagttgccgagcagcgccgccaacTGATAAAgtga